A genome region from Pseudomonas anguilliseptica includes the following:
- a CDS encoding crotonase/enoyl-CoA hydratase family protein, with the protein MSDLISYQLDDGIATLTLCNGKVNAISPDVITAFNAALDRAAQDKAIVIITGQPGILSGGYDLKVMTSGPQNAIDLVASGSTLARRMLAHPFPIIVACPGHAVAKGAFILLSSDYRIGVEGPFSIGLNEVQIGMTMHHAGIELARDRLRKSAFHRSVINGEMFDPQGAVDAGFLDKVVPAEQLHATALAVAQQMKKINMTAHKNTKLKVRKALLEALDQAVELDKKHMG; encoded by the coding sequence ATGAGCGACCTGATCAGTTACCAACTCGACGATGGCATTGCCACCCTGACCCTGTGTAATGGCAAGGTGAATGCCATCTCCCCGGACGTGATCACTGCCTTCAACGCAGCTCTGGATCGCGCCGCGCAGGACAAGGCCATCGTTATCATCACCGGCCAGCCGGGCATTCTCTCCGGTGGTTACGACCTCAAGGTGATGACTTCCGGTCCGCAGAATGCCATCGACCTGGTGGCTTCCGGCTCCACCCTGGCGCGGCGTATGCTCGCCCACCCCTTCCCGATTATCGTCGCCTGCCCAGGCCACGCGGTGGCCAAAGGTGCCTTTATTCTGCTCTCGTCGGACTACCGCATCGGCGTCGAAGGCCCATTCAGCATCGGCCTCAACGAAGTGCAGATCGGCATGACCATGCACCACGCTGGCATCGAACTGGCCCGTGACCGCCTGCGCAAATCGGCCTTCCACCGCTCGGTCATCAACGGTGAAATGTTCGACCCGCAAGGCGCGGTGGATGCAGGCTTCCTCGACAAGGTGGTGCCGGCCGAGCAACTGCACGCCACTGCCCTGGCGGTTGCCCAGCAGATGAAGAAGATCAACATGACTGCGCACAAGAACACCAAGCTGAAAGTGCGCAAGGCGCTGCTCGAAGCCCTCGACCAGGCGGTCGAGCTGGACAAGAAGCACATGGGGTAA
- the earP gene encoding elongation factor P maturation arginine rhamnosyltransferase EarP — translation MRATWDIFCSVVDNYGDIGVTWRLARQLVVEHGMAVRLWVDDLGAFVRLCPQADAQALRQTQQGVEICLWQADWQATEPADVVIEAFACELPAFYIAAMAQRSQKSLWLNLEYLSAEDWVEGCHGLPSLQSNGLSKFFFFPGFSVGSGGLLRERELLVLRRAFQADSGAREMFLRTIGVTPLPGARLISLFAYENAALASWLDVLATDTQINQLLVPEGRILANLEAWLGCTAMRAGDMQRRGQLHIQVLPFIQQEQYDRLLWSCDFNAVRGEDSFVRAQWAGRPLLWHIYEQTDNAHLEKLDAFLALYKESLSVDGQRALVELWHAWNTGQSVNESWNQLLNNWPEQQAHAEQWCLQRASQADLAEALVQFYLNWL, via the coding sequence ATGCGCGCAACCTGGGACATTTTCTGCAGCGTTGTCGATAACTACGGCGATATCGGGGTGACCTGGCGCTTGGCGCGGCAGTTGGTGGTCGAGCACGGTATGGCGGTGCGGTTGTGGGTGGATGATCTGGGCGCGTTTGTGCGCCTGTGTCCGCAGGCTGACGCGCAGGCGCTAAGGCAAACCCAGCAGGGTGTCGAGATTTGTTTATGGCAGGCCGACTGGCAGGCAACCGAACCGGCCGATGTGGTGATTGAGGCGTTTGCCTGTGAGTTGCCAGCCTTCTATATAGCCGCAATGGCACAGCGTTCGCAGAAATCGCTTTGGCTCAACCTTGAATACTTGAGTGCCGAAGACTGGGTGGAGGGTTGCCATGGCTTGCCTTCATTACAGTCTAATGGCCTATCGAAGTTCTTCTTCTTTCCCGGTTTTAGCGTAGGCAGCGGTGGCCTGTTGCGTGAGCGTGAGCTGCTGGTGCTGCGCCGGGCGTTTCAGGCCGATAGCGGCGCCCGTGAGATGTTTCTGCGCACTATTGGTGTAACGCCGTTACCGGGGGCGCGGCTTATCTCCCTGTTTGCCTATGAGAATGCTGCGCTGGCCAGCTGGCTGGACGTTTTGGCTACAGATACGCAAATCAATCAGTTACTGGTGCCGGAAGGGCGCATTCTGGCGAACCTAGAGGCTTGGCTGGGTTGCACCGCTATGCGCGCAGGGGATATGCAGCGGCGTGGTCAGCTGCATATTCAGGTGCTGCCGTTTATCCAGCAGGAGCAGTACGACCGACTGCTGTGGAGTTGCGACTTCAATGCGGTGCGCGGGGAAGACTCCTTCGTCCGTGCGCAATGGGCTGGGCGGCCATTGCTCTGGCATATCTATGAGCAAACGGACAACGCCCATCTGGAAAAGCTAGACGCTTTCCTGGCTCTCTATAAGGAGAGTTTGTCAGTGGATGGGCAGCGTGCTTTGGTCGAGTTGTGGCATGCCTGGAATACCGGTCAGTCGGTCAACGAAAGTTGGAATCAGCTGCTAAATAACTGGCCAGAGCAGCAGGCACATGCCGAACAGTGGTGTCTGCAACGGGCCTCTCAGGCCGATCTTGCCGAGGCGCTGGTGCAGTTTTACCTAAATTGGCTATGA
- the efp gene encoding elongation factor P, whose translation MKTAQEMKPNSVALIDGQPWLIQKAEFTKSGRNSAIVKMKLKNLLSGSSTETVYKADDKMEPVILDRVDVTYSYYSEPNYVFMDAEFNQYELNKDDLESVMPYIVDGMTDVCEAVFFEGKVVSVDLPTTIVRQITYTEGSARGDTSGKVMKPAKLSNGTEIKVADFCNIDDWIEIDTRTGEYKSRAKAPV comes from the coding sequence ATGAAAACCGCACAAGAAATGAAGCCCAACAGTGTGGCCCTGATTGATGGCCAACCTTGGCTGATCCAGAAGGCCGAATTCACCAAGTCCGGTCGTAACAGCGCCATCGTTAAAATGAAGCTGAAGAACCTGCTGAGCGGTTCCTCAACTGAAACCGTATACAAGGCCGACGACAAAATGGAGCCAGTTATTCTGGACCGCGTTGACGTGACCTACTCGTACTACAGCGAGCCGAACTACGTGTTCATGGACGCTGAATTCAACCAGTACGAACTGAACAAAGACGATCTGGAAAGCGTAATGCCGTACATCGTCGATGGCATGACCGACGTCTGCGAAGCCGTATTCTTCGAAGGAAAAGTGGTTTCGGTTGACCTGCCGACTACCATCGTTCGCCAGATTACTTACACCGAAGGTTCCGCCCGTGGCGATACTTCCGGTAAGGTGATGAAGCCAGCCAAGCTGAGCAACGGTACCGAGATCAAAGTCGCTGACTTCTGCAACATCGACGACTGGATCGAAATCGACACCCGTACCGGCGAGTACAAATCCCGCGCTAAAGCTCCGGTTTAA
- a CDS encoding LysR family transcriptional regulator, giving the protein MNPDSLTDQLSLFLDVLETGSFSAAARRHPLTPSAVARRIDALERSLGSNLFSRSTHAVRATSAGLAFAERARRILAELHLARAEAVSLSSAPEGLIRIDAPAPFGRRHLAPAIAEFLVAYPGLDVQLRLIDSFVDLHGTHLGEVDLVLRIGPLADTRLVATALSPMVRVVCASPEYLARRGVPRSPSELLEHDGLDWDSLAPPYAWRFEQDGKLQLCRPKRLRMTANNAEALLFSTIAGLGIAHLPTWLISDYLLRGELLPLFCEDGLPAPEPSGIYALRLERETNSHSRLLLECLKARFGPIAPWDLALQSDLQRS; this is encoded by the coding sequence ATGAATCCCGATAGCCTGACTGACCAGCTCAGCCTGTTTCTCGATGTACTGGAAACCGGCAGCTTTTCCGCTGCTGCCCGCCGTCACCCGCTGACGCCCTCGGCAGTGGCCCGGCGCATCGATGCCTTGGAGCGCTCGCTGGGCAGCAACCTGTTCAGCCGCAGCACCCATGCCGTACGCGCGACATCCGCCGGCCTGGCATTTGCAGAACGGGCCAGGCGCATCCTCGCCGAGCTGCACCTGGCTCGCGCCGAAGCCGTATCGCTGAGCAGCGCGCCGGAGGGGCTGATTCGTATCGACGCACCCGCCCCCTTCGGTCGGCGCCATCTGGCTCCGGCGATTGCCGAGTTTCTGGTTGCCTATCCGGGACTGGATGTGCAACTGCGCCTGATCGACAGCTTCGTCGATTTGCACGGCACACACCTGGGTGAGGTCGACCTGGTGTTGCGCATCGGCCCCCTGGCCGACACCCGCCTGGTCGCCACCGCGCTATCACCGATGGTTAGGGTCGTCTGCGCCAGCCCCGAATACCTGGCGCGGCGCGGCGTACCGCGCAGCCCAAGCGAGTTGCTGGAGCATGATGGACTCGACTGGGACAGCTTGGCACCGCCCTATGCCTGGCGCTTCGAGCAGGACGGCAAACTGCAACTGTGTCGCCCCAAACGCCTGCGCATGACCGCCAACAACGCCGAAGCACTGCTGTTCAGCACCATCGCCGGCTTGGGCATAGCTCATTTACCAACTTGGCTGATCAGCGACTACCTGCTGCGCGGCGAACTGCTGCCGCTGTTCTGCGAAGACGGGCTGCCAGCCCCCGAGCCCAGCGGCATCTACGCCCTGCGCCTGGAGCGCGAAACTAACTCACACAGCCGCTTGTTACTGGAGTGTCTCAAAGCCCGCTTCGGCCCTATAGCGCCCTGGGATCTGGCCCTGCAAAGTGACCTGCAGCGCAGCTAA
- a CDS encoding LysR substrate-binding domain-containing protein — translation MASYPSIDSELLRTFVAIADHGGFTRAAEMVNRTQSAVSMQMKRLEEDVVQRPLFVRDGRQFSLTAEGQLLLGYARRILKLHSEVMTSMRAPHMVGTVRIGTPDDYVMRFMPGILSRFAQAYPLVQVELHCEPSFQLLQRQDLDLTIVTREPGTEIGQLLRQERIVWAEAHGFSPHEQEPLPLAMFNAQCFCRSWACNALDAMEREYRIAYTSPSLSAIMAVVSAGLAITAQLQSLITPDMRIIGTAEGLPVMPSASIVLLRNSQTQSQVTETLAEQIVEGFRL, via the coding sequence ATGGCCAGTTACCCGAGCATCGATAGCGAACTGCTGCGCACCTTTGTCGCGATTGCCGATCACGGTGGCTTTACTCGCGCAGCGGAAATGGTCAACCGCACCCAGTCGGCCGTCAGCATGCAAATGAAACGTTTGGAAGAAGATGTGGTACAGCGCCCGCTGTTTGTGCGCGACGGCCGTCAGTTCAGCCTAACGGCCGAAGGCCAGTTACTGCTCGGTTATGCCCGACGCATTCTCAAATTGCACAGTGAAGTGATGACCAGCATGCGTGCCCCACATATGGTTGGCACCGTGCGCATCGGCACCCCAGACGACTACGTGATGCGTTTTATGCCGGGCATCCTTTCGCGCTTCGCCCAGGCCTATCCACTGGTGCAGGTGGAGTTGCATTGCGAGCCGTCGTTTCAGCTGTTGCAGCGCCAGGACCTCGACCTGACCATCGTCACCCGCGAGCCAGGCACCGAGATTGGCCAACTGCTGCGCCAGGAACGCATTGTCTGGGCCGAAGCCCATGGCTTCAGCCCGCATGAGCAGGAGCCGCTACCGCTGGCGATGTTCAATGCCCAGTGCTTCTGCCGCTCCTGGGCCTGCAACGCGCTGGACGCCATGGAGCGCGAATACCGTATCGCCTACACCAGCCCGAGCCTCTCGGCGATCATGGCGGTGGTCAGCGCCGGCCTGGCGATTACCGCCCAACTGCAGAGCCTGATCACCCCGGACATGCGCATCATCGGTACTGCCGAGGGCCTGCCGGTGATGCCCTCCGCCAGCATCGTGCTCTTGCGCAACAGTCAGACGCAGTCGCAAGTCACCGAGACCCTGGCCGAACAGATCGTCGAAGGTTTCAGACTTTAA
- a CDS encoding DUF1127 domain-containing protein, protein MKGQKGYALVSAGRLQGHRPFEILRALGRQFSRWWQLAEQRRRLAMLDDVALKDLGLSRADVIQESERSFWGDPMAR, encoded by the coding sequence ATGAAAGGTCAAAAAGGTTATGCATTAGTCAGTGCCGGACGCTTACAGGGCCATCGGCCGTTTGAAATACTGCGTGCGCTTGGCCGCCAGTTTTCCCGCTGGTGGCAGCTGGCCGAACAACGGCGGCGTCTGGCCATGCTTGATGATGTGGCGTTGAAGGATCTGGGCTTAAGCCGTGCGGATGTTATCCAGGAAAGCGAGCGCTCATTCTGGGGTGATCCCATGGCGCGCTGA
- a CDS encoding DUF3291 domain-containing protein, whose product MSSYQLAQLNIATMKEPLESPSMADFVANLERINALAEASSGYIWRLQGEAGDATAFRPFGDDVLVNLSVWRDVQALSDYVYKSAHTEMLKRRQEWFRKVSEAHVVLWWVPAGHLPSVQEAAERLALLREQGASAQAFSFRQAFAAPDSCVDEPVE is encoded by the coding sequence ATGTCTAGCTATCAACTCGCGCAGTTGAATATCGCCACGATGAAGGAGCCGCTGGAGTCGCCAAGCATGGCCGACTTTGTCGCCAATCTGGAGCGCATCAATGCGCTGGCGGAAGCCTCGTCCGGCTATATCTGGCGTCTGCAGGGCGAGGCGGGCGATGCCACGGCGTTTCGCCCGTTTGGCGATGATGTGCTGGTGAATCTGTCAGTTTGGCGCGATGTGCAGGCACTCAGTGATTACGTGTACAAGTCCGCTCATACCGAGATGCTCAAGCGTCGCCAGGAGTGGTTCCGCAAGGTTAGTGAGGCGCATGTGGTGCTGTGGTGGGTACCGGCAGGGCATCTACCATCGGTGCAGGAGGCTGCCGAACGCTTGGCGTTGTTGCGTGAGCAGGGCGCCAGCGCCCAGGCGTTCAGCTTTCGCCAGGCATTTGCGGCGCCAGATTCATGCGTAGATGAGCCTGTCGAGTAG
- the pyrF gene encoding orotidine-5'-phosphate decarboxylase, which translates to MSVCQTPIIVALDFPTRDAALALADQLDPGLCRVKVGKELFTRCGPEIVNVLAGKGFEVFLDLKFHDIPNTTAMAVKAAAEMGVWMVNVHCSGGLRMMAACRENLDKLAGAKPLLIGVTVLTSMEREDLAGVGLDLEPQAQVLRLAGLAAQAGLDGLVCSAQEAQALKATYPALQLVTPGIRPAGSAQDDQRRILTPRQALDVGSDYLVIGRPISQAADPAQALAAVVAELA; encoded by the coding sequence ATGTCCGTCTGCCAGACCCCGATCATCGTTGCCCTGGATTTCCCGACCCGTGATGCCGCGCTGGCATTGGCTGATCAGCTCGATCCCGGTTTGTGCCGGGTAAAAGTGGGCAAGGAGCTGTTCACCCGTTGCGGGCCGGAGATCGTCAACGTGTTGGCCGGCAAGGGCTTCGAGGTGTTTCTCGATCTGAAATTCCATGACATTCCCAATACCACCGCCATGGCCGTTAAGGCTGCCGCCGAAATGGGCGTGTGGATGGTCAATGTGCACTGCTCGGGCGGCCTGCGCATGATGGCGGCCTGCCGAGAAAACCTGGACAAGCTCGCTGGGGCCAAGCCGCTGCTGATTGGTGTGACTGTGCTGACCAGCATGGAGCGCGAGGACCTGGCGGGCGTTGGCCTGGATCTAGAACCGCAGGCGCAGGTGTTGCGTTTGGCAGGTCTGGCCGCACAGGCCGGTCTGGATGGCCTGGTGTGTTCGGCCCAGGAAGCGCAGGCGCTTAAGGCTACTTACCCAGCGCTGCAACTGGTAACGCCAGGGATTCGTCCGGCCGGCAGTGCTCAGGATGACCAGCGCCGCATTCTGACGCCACGTCAGGCATTGGATGTCGGTTCCGATTATCTGGTGATCGGCCGTCCGATCAGTCAGGCTGCTGATCCTGCTCAGGCGTTGGCCGCTGTAGTGGCCGAGCTGGCCTGA
- the queF gene encoding NADPH-dependent 7-cyano-7-deazaguanine reductase QueF (Catalyzes the NADPH-dependent reduction of 7-cyano-7-deazaguanine (preQ0) to 7-aminomethyl-7-deazaguanine (preQ1) in queuosine biosynthesis): MHPAAEDSPLGKSSEYIASYTPSLLFPIPRAAKWAELGLSAETLPYQGVDFWNCFELSWLLPSGKPVVAMGEFAIPADSPNIIESKSFKLYLNSLNQSVFNSADELVAVLVQDLSAAAGKPVGVRVRSLAEVMAEGVQAAPGVCIDELDVAISNYEQPQPELLHCDAARVVEESLHSHLLKSNCPVTGQPDWGTLVVQYRGLALDHASLLAYLVSFRQHADFHEQCVERIFLDLQRLLKPEHLTVYARYVRRGGLDINPYRSSGPISPDNQRLARQ; the protein is encoded by the coding sequence ATGCATCCCGCCGCCGAAGATTCGCCACTGGGCAAATCCAGTGAGTACATCGCTAGCTACACCCCGTCTCTGTTGTTTCCGATTCCGCGTGCTGCCAAGTGGGCTGAGCTGGGCCTGAGTGCCGAAACCCTGCCGTATCAGGGCGTGGATTTCTGGAACTGTTTTGAGTTGTCCTGGTTGTTGCCATCCGGCAAACCGGTGGTGGCCATGGGCGAGTTCGCCATTCCGGCCGACTCGCCAAATATCATCGAGTCGAAATCCTTCAAGCTGTACCTCAATTCGCTGAATCAGTCGGTATTCAACAGTGCTGACGAGCTGGTGGCGGTATTGGTACAGGATCTCTCGGCAGCCGCCGGCAAGCCTGTTGGCGTGCGCGTGCGCAGCCTGGCTGAGGTAATGGCTGAAGGTGTGCAGGCCGCGCCAGGCGTCTGTATCGACGAGCTGGATGTAGCCATCAGCAACTATGAGCAGCCGCAGCCTGAGCTGCTGCACTGTGATGCCGCGCGAGTGGTCGAAGAGAGCCTGCACAGCCATTTGCTCAAATCCAATTGTCCGGTCACCGGCCAGCCGGACTGGGGTACGTTGGTGGTGCAGTACCGCGGTCTGGCACTGGATCACGCCAGTCTGCTGGCCTATCTGGTGAGCTTTCGCCAGCATGCGGATTTTCACGAGCAGTGTGTGGAGCGAATCTTTCTCGACCTGCAGCGCCTGCTCAAGCCTGAGCATCTGACGGTGTATGCGCGTTATGTGCGCCGTGGCGGGTTGGACATCAACCCCTACCGCAGCAGCGGGCCCATCAGCCCTGATAATCAACGTTTGGCGCGCCAGTAA
- a CDS encoding DUF4404 family protein translates to MPASRLQQQLQDLRDQLAEQPPLSEEERAELFVLTQEIELQLARQAAAAPDATLIDGVNLAVERFEASHPTLAGTLRNIVQSLANMGI, encoded by the coding sequence ATGCCTGCAAGCCGCCTGCAGCAACAACTGCAAGACCTGCGCGACCAACTGGCTGAACAGCCACCGTTGAGTGAAGAGGAACGCGCCGAGCTGTTTGTACTGACCCAGGAAATTGAATTGCAGCTGGCCCGTCAGGCTGCCGCTGCACCTGACGCAACCCTGATCGACGGGGTCAACCTCGCGGTGGAGCGCTTCGAAGCCAGTCACCCAACCCTCGCCGGCACCCTGCGCAATATCGTGCAGAGCCTGGCCAACATGGGCATCTAA
- a CDS encoding phosphatase, whose translation MQTPASSPAFTAILFSLSGCLVDFGARTIPLTLQRLYPKAANQQSLQLALGREPLAEEWQAYQQALCETACEHAEATPAALPLLEQLHQQIVPCAWLDELPRDASISLAGALPDWLPGTPSHSTRPWPAPDSIWRSLIELQVDQLEGCVLVSGEPRLLQAALNAGIWTIGLAISGPLCGLAPADWQSLSMSERDRLRSQATLSLYRLGVHSVIDQLSDLPTCLADLSLRRHKGEKP comes from the coding sequence ATGCAAACGCCCGCCAGCTCGCCCGCCTTCACCGCCATTCTATTTAGCCTGTCCGGCTGCCTGGTTGATTTCGGCGCACGCACCATCCCTCTGACCCTGCAGCGCCTCTACCCAAAGGCAGCCAATCAGCAGAGCCTGCAGCTGGCCCTAGGCCGTGAACCCTTGGCTGAAGAGTGGCAGGCCTATCAGCAGGCTCTCTGCGAAACCGCATGCGAGCATGCCGAAGCCACGCCTGCTGCCCTGCCCCTGCTTGAACAGCTGCACCAACAGATCGTGCCCTGCGCCTGGCTGGATGAACTGCCGCGCGACGCCAGCATCAGCCTGGCCGGCGCACTCCCGGACTGGCTACCCGGCACACCCAGTCATAGCACTCGCCCATGGCCGGCACCCGACTCCATCTGGCGCAGCCTGATAGAGCTGCAGGTTGATCAGCTTGAAGGCTGCGTCTTGGTCAGTGGCGAACCGCGCCTGCTACAAGCAGCTCTGAATGCCGGCATCTGGACCATCGGCCTGGCCATCAGCGGCCCGCTTTGCGGCCTGGCACCGGCCGATTGGCAAAGTCTGTCGATGAGCGAACGCGATCGACTGCGTAGCCAGGCCACCCTCAGCCTGTATCGTTTGGGTGTGCATTCGGTCATCGACCAGCTCAGCGACCTGCCTACCTGCCTGGCGGATCTCAGCCTGCGTCGGCACAAGGGCGAAAAGCCCTGA
- a CDS encoding MlaA family lipoprotein: MRMTGASWIERLSLLIACTGVLLLPALAQANEEDPWQGYNRFMFRVNDNVDTYTLKPLAKGYQAVTPQFLEDGVHNVFRNIGDIGNLANNLLQGKLHDAGVDGGRLIFNTTFGLLGFFDVGSAMGLQRSDEDFGQTMGVWGLDSGPYVVLPLLGPSTVRDAFGKVPDSMLTAPAFIDHVPTRNVVSGVQAVDLRASLLKAERMVSGDKYIFIRNAYLQNREFKVRDGEVEDDF; encoded by the coding sequence ATGCGTATGACCGGTGCGAGCTGGATTGAACGATTGAGCCTGTTGATTGCTTGTACCGGCGTGCTGTTGCTGCCTGCACTGGCGCAAGCCAACGAAGAAGACCCGTGGCAGGGTTACAACCGCTTTATGTTTCGGGTCAACGATAACGTTGATACCTATACCCTCAAGCCGTTGGCCAAGGGTTATCAGGCGGTGACGCCACAGTTTCTTGAAGATGGCGTGCATAACGTCTTCCGCAATATCGGTGATATCGGCAACCTGGCCAACAACCTGCTGCAGGGCAAGTTGCATGATGCCGGGGTCGACGGTGGCCGCTTGATCTTCAATACCACCTTCGGCCTGCTGGGCTTCTTCGATGTGGGCAGCGCGATGGGCCTGCAGCGCAGCGATGAGGATTTCGGCCAGACCATGGGGGTGTGGGGGCTCGATAGTGGGCCTTACGTCGTGCTGCCGCTTTTGGGGCCGAGCACCGTGCGTGATGCCTTCGGCAAGGTGCCGGACAGCATGCTGACTGCGCCTGCGTTTATCGATCATGTGCCGACGCGCAATGTGGTGAGCGGCGTTCAGGCGGTTGACCTGCGGGCCAGCTTGCTCAAGGCTGAGCGCATGGTCAGCGGTGACAAATACATCTTTATCCGTAACGCCTACCTGCAGAATCGCGAATTCAAAGTGCGTGACGGTGAGGTCGAAGACGATTTTTGA
- a CDS encoding PilZ domain-containing protein: MSQNDRAYSEKRDYIRMRLETPVTLHHDGKEIPALCLDLSSTGMQLEAESAVKMGDKVRVHIASDHNELRGLDAQAEVMRVSTMEDGRQALGLAIISMS, translated from the coding sequence ATGAGCCAAAATGATCGTGCCTACAGTGAAAAACGCGATTACATCCGCATGCGGCTAGAGACCCCCGTCACCCTGCACCATGACGGCAAGGAAATTCCCGCACTGTGCCTCGACCTGTCCAGCACAGGCATGCAGCTGGAAGCTGAAAGCGCAGTAAAGATGGGCGACAAGGTACGTGTACACATCGCCTCTGATCACAACGAATTACGCGGCCTGGATGCCCAAGCCGAAGTGATGCGCGTCAGCACGATGGAAGACGGCCGCCAAGCATTAGGCTTGGCGATTATTTCCATGAGCTGA
- the rssB gene encoding two-component system response regulator RssB — MHKTSATLLIIDDDDVVRASLAAYLEDSGFHVLQAVNGLQGLEVFHAESPDLVICDLRMPQVDGLELIRRINALQVETPVIVVSGAGVMSDAVEALRLGAADYLIKPLADLAVLEHSVRRALDRANLRLENQRYRDELETANRELQASLHLLQEDQNAGRQVQMNMLPVTPWQADSLNFAHQIIPSLYLSGDFVDYFRVDDSRIAFYLADVSGHGASSAFITVLLKFMTTRLLYESRRGGNLPDFKPSEVLGHINRGLINCKLGKHVTMLGGVIDQANNRLTYSIGGHLPLPVLYSEGQARYLEGRGLPVGLFVEAEYNDLELELPEAFSLTLLSDGILDLLPGDTLKDKETLLPQLISSAGGTLDGLRTAFGLANLGDMPDDIALLVLSRNLA; from the coding sequence ATGCACAAAACCAGTGCCACGCTGCTGATAATCGATGACGACGACGTAGTGCGTGCGAGCCTCGCAGCCTACCTGGAAGACAGTGGTTTTCATGTGCTGCAGGCTGTCAATGGCTTGCAGGGGCTGGAAGTCTTTCATGCCGAGTCGCCGGATCTGGTGATCTGCGATCTGCGTATGCCGCAAGTCGATGGTCTCGAGCTGATTCGCCGCATCAATGCCCTGCAAGTGGAAACCCCGGTAATCGTGGTGTCTGGTGCTGGTGTGATGAGCGATGCCGTCGAAGCCTTGCGCTTGGGTGCAGCCGATTACCTGATCAAACCCCTGGCCGATCTTGCCGTGCTTGAGCATTCAGTGCGTCGTGCGCTGGATCGCGCCAATTTGCGCCTGGAAAACCAGCGCTACCGCGACGAGTTGGAAACCGCCAACCGCGAACTGCAGGCCAGCCTGCACCTGTTGCAGGAAGATCAGAACGCCGGGCGCCAGGTGCAGATGAATATGCTGCCGGTAACGCCGTGGCAGGCTGATAGCTTGAACTTCGCCCACCAGATCATTCCTTCGCTGTACCTGTCGGGCGACTTTGTCGACTATTTCCGCGTCGATGACAGTCGTATCGCTTTTTATCTGGCTGATGTGTCCGGGCATGGCGCTTCTTCGGCATTTATCACCGTGTTGCTGAAGTTTATGACCACGCGCCTGCTGTATGAGTCGCGCCGCGGTGGCAACCTGCCGGATTTCAAACCCTCTGAAGTGCTCGGTCATATCAACCGTGGCTTGATCAACTGCAAGTTGGGTAAGCACGTGACCATGCTCGGTGGCGTGATCGACCAGGCAAACAACCGTCTGACCTATAGCATTGGCGGTCATCTGCCGCTGCCGGTGCTCTACAGCGAAGGCCAGGCGCGTTACCTGGAAGGGCGCGGCTTACCGGTTGGGTTGTTTGTCGAGGCCGAGTACAACGACCTGGAGCTGGAGCTGCCAGAGGCCTTCAGTCTGACGCTACTCTCCGATGGCATTCTCGATCTGTTGCCGGGCGATACCTTGAAAGACAAGGAAACCCTGTTGCCGCAGTTGATCAGCTCTGCGGGGGGCACCTTGGATGGCCTGCGTACGGCTTTTGGGCTGGCCAATCTGGGGGATATGCCGGATGATATTGCCTTGCTGGTGTTAAGCAGGAACCTTGCATGA
- the rssC gene encoding anti-sigma factor antagonist RssC: protein MSPGRIQFAEQDGTFILKFVGEVRLTLCLALDSTIEKIFTALNFSAIVIDLTETRSIDSTTLGLLAKLSILSRQKIGLLPTVVTTHADITRLLQSMGFDQVFNIVDTPVPCPDCLDDLPSQDQSEELVRAKVLEAHRILMGLNDSNREAFHDLVNALEHH from the coding sequence ATAAGCCCCGGTAGAATCCAGTTTGCCGAACAAGATGGCACCTTCATCTTGAAGTTTGTCGGTGAAGTGCGCCTGACCCTCTGTTTGGCGCTGGATTCGACCATCGAGAAAATCTTCACCGCGCTGAACTTCTCAGCCATCGTGATTGATCTGACCGAGACCCGCAGTATCGATAGCACGACTCTTGGGCTACTGGCCAAACTGTCGATTCTGTCGCGGCAGAAGATCGGTCTGTTGCCGACGGTGGTGACCACCCACGCCGATATCACGCGACTGTTGCAGTCGATGGGTTTTGATCAGGTCTTCAATATCGTCGATACACCGGTGCCGTGCCCGGATTGTCTGGATGACCTGCCGTCGCAGGATCAATCGGAAGAGCTGGTACGTGCCAAGGTGCTGGAAGCGCACCGCATACTGATGGGGTTGAATGACTCCAATCGCGAAGCTTTCCACGATCTGGTTAACGCCCTCGAGCATCATTGA